Within Romboutsia sp. CE17, the genomic segment TAAAATTATGCATATTGTAGAATAAAGGAATATAATTATAAATTTTGACGATGATAGTAACTATTTTAAAATATAATAAGTATTTTAATAATAGGAATAGATTTTTATAATTAAAAGTCATTTCCTAAAATGTACAAACATGTTATGATTTGGAAGAAACTATATATAAGTATAATTATATATAAAGGGGATGATTTATATAAACTTCAAATATTTTGTGTTTATAATATTATTTATAAACATCTTATCGATAAATGTATATTCACAAAACGAAAATATTAAAGATGAAATAAAAATAGGGGTATATGAATATGATCCTTATATTATTGTAGATGATGAAGGGAACATTAGTGGGTATTATAATGATTTTTTTAATCTGTTAAAGAAACATTATGACTTTGAATATGAATACATTGTATGCAGTATTTCTGATGGATTAAAAAAACTAGAAGATGGCTATATAGATATTATGCCAGGAATTCCTATCGACATTAAAAATTCAGAAAATATAATATTTAATAAGAATAGTATTTCAAAAGAAAAGTTTGGTATTTTTACTAATAAAGATATTAATATAAATGATTTAGAAAAATTTAATGTAGTAAGAGTTGGTCTAGTTGAAGATGATTACAATGTAGAATGGGTATTAGATTATTTCAAATCTAATAATATTAATATAGAAATTGTTTTTGATGAAGACTATGAAGGTTTAGAAAAACTAATAGAAGAAGATAAAATTGATGTAATGATTGATAGTGGTTATAAAAACAGTAAATATAATAAAATTTATGAATTTGTAGGACATCAAGTTTATTTAGCGGGCAATAAAAATAGTGAGTCTATATTAAATAATATGGATAGAGCTATTGATAAATTTGGACTAAAAGAGAAATATAAAATTAATAAACTTACTAATAAATACTTTAATGAAGAATATAATATAGTTTCCTTTAAAGAGATGGTTTTATTAATAATAATAACAGTATTATCTCTAATGATAATTTTATTTTTAATAATACCAAGAATAAAAAAGAATCTTATAAGAAATAAAATTAAAAATAGAATAAATAATAATCAGTATTTATTACAATATCAACCTATTTATAATCCCAGAAATAAAGAAATAGTTGGTTTTGAAGGTTTATTAAGATTAGTAGATGAAAATAACAAAATCATTCCTACTTATAAATTCATACCAGAAATTGAAAAAAATAATATGTTATTTGATGTATCTATTTGGATACTTGAAAAAGCTATTAAAGATTATAAAAAAATTAAAAATTTTGAATGTATGAATGAAAAGGATTTTTATATTTCGATTAATTTGTCTTTAAACGAACTTGAAAATGATAAATTTGTTAAAAATGCCATTGAAACATTATATAAATCAAATTTAGAGAAGAATAAAATTTGTCTTGAAATAATTGAAAGAGTTAAGGCAAATGATATAGATAAAATAAAGAGCAATATAAAATATTTAAAAGATGCAGGCTTTAAAATTGCAATAGATGATTTTGGAGTAGAGTACTCAAATTTAGATATACTTGAAATGTTAGACATTGATATTATAAAGGTAGATAAAAATTTTATTGATGGAATTGGCGAAAATATAATTATAAATGAAATAATACTATTTATATGTAGAATAGCATCAGTTAAAAATAGATCTATCGTATTAGAAGGTGTTGAAGAGGAATATCAAGATATTATTATAAAGAATATAAATAATGACTTTTTATATGTACAAGGATATTACTATAATAAGCCTATGTATATAGAAGATATTGAAAAACTTTAATACTAAATAAATATACGAAAACACATTGATATTTTTATCAATGTGTTTTTTATGCATTAAACATTTATAAAAATACAAAATATAGTCTTGAAATATTAGGTTTAAGGTTGTAACCTTAATAAAGGACTACAATCTTAAACCTAAATATGAAAAATTTGATATTTAATTAACTTTAATGAATATAATTTTTTAGCTAAGGGGATTTATTAATTTATTATATACTTAATTCTTTAACTGTATATTTTTTTACTCTATCGTCATCTATAACTCCACTAAAATCAAGACCATATGCAAACTTATATACATTTCCTAACTCATCCTTATAACATTCCATATCATGAGGAATATCTTCGCACTGATTTTCAACCGTTCTCATATTAGCAGGCATATTAAATGGTAATAATCCACTTGGATTTATGTTACCACTAATTATATCCATTATAGCTTGTGTTTGAGCTCCGAAGTCTGCAATTATTGCATCTACAGAACGCTCAAATTCTTCCACTATAGTTGGGTTTGTCATATTTAAAGAGACTATTACAGGTTTTTGACCTATAGCTTTTCTTGTTTCTAATATTATATTTAAATCAGATTCATTACTAGCAAAGTTAGTTTTTCCTAAATAAGATCTATTAGTTGATGATTCTAATGGGTCTCCACCTGCAATACTTGTTTTTCTTGAATTTACTGCAGTATATGGTCTATACTGTAAACTTATTGGCAAGTAGCCATCTTCTTTTGTATATCCAACAGTTTTAGGAGATTCTATAAATACTATTGAAAAATCAGCTTCTTTTGGATCATCTACAACATCAAAATATTTTTCAACTATAGATTTACTAGCAGGTTCAATCTCTCTGGCAGGTATTACATTACCAAACCAGTCTTTACTTTCTTTTATTTTTCTTTTTGGAATATACACTTTTTTTCTTTCTTTTATTGGAAGTACATTGTTTTTATTTTTTAACATAACTAATGATTTTAATTGTGCATCATATCCAGCTTGCATAAATTTAGGATTACCAACTAACTCTTGAGATTTATCTGCATCTAAATATGGATTTTCAAATAATCCAGTTCGGAATATATTAAGTAGTAATCTTACTGCAGACTTTTCAAATCTTTCACGCATAAATTTTTCTCCGTGTTCTT encodes:
- a CDS encoding EAL domain-containing protein, yielding MIYINFKYFVFIILFINILSINVYSQNENIKDEIKIGVYEYDPYIIVDDEGNISGYYNDFFNLLKKHYDFEYEYIVCSISDGLKKLEDGYIDIMPGIPIDIKNSENIIFNKNSISKEKFGIFTNKDININDLEKFNVVRVGLVEDDYNVEWVLDYFKSNNINIEIVFDEDYEGLEKLIEEDKIDVMIDSGYKNSKYNKIYEFVGHQVYLAGNKNSESILNNMDRAIDKFGLKEKYKINKLTNKYFNEEYNIVSFKEMVLLIIITVLSLMIILFLIIPRIKKNLIRNKIKNRINNNQYLLQYQPIYNPRNKEIVGFEGLLRLVDENNKIIPTYKFIPEIEKNNMLFDVSIWILEKAIKDYKKIKNFECMNEKDFYISINLSLNELENDKFVKNAIETLYKSNLEKNKICLEIIERVKANDIDKIKSNIKYLKDAGFKIAIDDFGVEYSNLDILEMLDIDIIKVDKNFIDGIGENIIINEIILFICRIASVKNRSIVLEGVEEEYQDIIIKNINNDFLYVQGYYYNKPMYIEDIEKL